ACAGCCAGTCGAGTACGTGTGGGACTTCGGCGACGGCACGAGGGCGGCCGGCAACAACGTGGTGCAGCGCTACGAGCGGCCCGGTCGCTACATCGTCACGGCGGTCGTCCGCAACGCGGTCAGCGCCGACACGGCGCGGCTGGCGGTCGTCATCGCCCCGACTCGCAGGTCGATGCGGTCAGCTTCGGCCCCGCCTCTGTTCGACGCGGGCCAGATCGTGTGGGTGACGGGGATCCACGGCTCGCGCCTCGCGGCGAAGCGCGACGCTGCCCGCTACACCGAAGCCGGGCACCGGGCCGGCATCGTGGCCGCGGCGAAGACGGGGACGACGCAGTACTACGTCATCGTAGGCGGATACCAGACAGAGGCCGAGGCGCTGGCCGCGCGCCGACGCGTGCTCCGCGTCGAGGACCGGCC
This Bacteroidota bacterium DNA region includes the following protein-coding sequences:
- a CDS encoding PKD domain-containing protein → MPRFRLPILALLPLAFAACAPPVQRPVVPERPARIADTTSAAGVDLPVQGLVRIVQVYGRETLSVGEAENFRLRLAPGFAQPVEYVWDFGDGTRAAGNNVVQRYERPGRYIVTAVVRNAVSADTARLAVVIAPTRRSMRSASAPPLFDAGQIVWVTGIHGSRLAAKRDAARYTEAGHRAGIVAAAKTGTTQYYVIVGGYQTEAEALAARRRVLRVEDRPLWLMQLTAARPGGGRVP